One genomic segment of Chelonia mydas isolate rCheMyd1 chromosome 1, rCheMyd1.pri.v2, whole genome shotgun sequence includes these proteins:
- the LOC122462400 gene encoding olfactory receptor 52D1-like: MTAINSTDVGSHLFILLGIPGLETAHIWISVPLCCMYIVSLLGNTGVLVVILVEQSLQQPVYLFLSMLATSDLILSSTTVPEMLLMLWVKAGEIAACLTQMFFVHAVFALESAILLAMAFDRLPCCGHHIVHHTYCEHMGIARLACADITVIIVYGLIVPFLAIGLDIIFIAVSYTLILRAVFRLPSKDAWRKALRTCDSHFCIILIFYIPAFFSFLSHCFGRSVPCHIHILLANLYMLVPPTLNPIIYGVKTQLIWARVLKTFDPQRCSP; the protein is encoded by the exons ATGACAGCTATCAACAGTACTGACGTTGGCTCACACctcttcatcctgctgggcatccCAGGGCTGGAAACGGCCCACATCTGGATCTCTGTCCCCTTGTGCTGCATGTACATCGTTTCTCTGCTCGGGAACACCGGGGTGCTCGTAGTCATACTGGTGGAGCAAAGCCTGCAGCAGCCCGTGTACCTTTTCCTCTCCATGTTGGCTACCTCGGATCTCATTCTCAGTTCCACCACGGTGCCAGAAATGTTGCTCATGCTCTGGGTCAAGGCTGGGGAAATTGCTGCCTGTCTCACCCAGATGTTCTTTGTCCATGCGGTTTTTGCTCTGGAGTCAGCCATCCTGCTGGCCATGGCATTTGATCG GTTACCATGCTGTGGCCACCACATCGTCCATCACACCTACTGTGAGCACATGGGCATAGCCCGGCTGGCCTGTGCCGACATCACAGTCATTATTGTGTACGGTTTGATTGTCCCTTTCTTAGCCATAGGGTTAGATATTATCTTTATCGCTGTGTCCTACACTCTGATCCTCAGGGCCGTCTTCCGGCTTCCCTCCAAGGACGCCTGGCGCAAAGCTCTTCGCACCTGCGACTCCCACTTCTGCAtcatattaatattttacataCCGGCCTTCTTCTCGTTCTTAAGCCATTGCTTTGGGCGCAGTGTCCCCTGCCACATCCACATTCTTCTCGCCAACCTCTACATGCTGGTTCCACCCACATTGAACCCCATCATTTATGGGGTGAAAACCCAGTTGATCTGGGCCAGGGTGCTGAAAACATTCGATCCTCAAAGGTGTAGCCCCTGA